In the genome of Sphingomonas naphthae, one region contains:
- a CDS encoding LysR substrate-binding domain-containing protein, producing MTRRLPSLNALRAFEAAGRRGSLTAAAHELQVSVAAVSRHVSLLEAHFGKGLLHRRRSGVVPTGPGQAYLTEIHAAFAQIERAGHALMDETAPRRVRLVAYPTFTTEWLAQRLTGFRQAHPDIDLDVTVSKPGNPISDREADIWITVFPQDIGAHPSDHLFDTLATLVCTPELRDGEPPLRTPADITHHLLLHARRERQLWEALLTALGAPALADMRRLRLDTLGQTLQAARSSSGIALANPFFLVEDLQQARLVMPFDFALRFDVPHHLVCHGGRVDGPAVAAVRQWLLDEANATSTALKALLAHRRVGAAHVALRQPAK from the coding sequence ATGACGCGCAGATTGCCCTCCCTGAATGCGTTGCGGGCATTCGAAGCGGCAGGCCGACGAGGCAGCCTGACGGCTGCGGCGCACGAGCTTCAGGTGTCGGTGGCGGCGGTCAGCCGTCACGTCTCGCTGCTCGAAGCCCATTTCGGGAAAGGCCTGCTCCATCGGCGACGAAGCGGTGTCGTGCCGACCGGACCGGGCCAGGCCTATCTCACTGAGATTCACGCCGCCTTCGCGCAGATCGAGCGTGCCGGTCACGCGCTGATGGACGAAACCGCCCCACGACGGGTTCGGCTGGTGGCCTATCCCACCTTTACGACCGAATGGCTCGCCCAGCGACTAACCGGGTTCCGGCAGGCTCATCCAGATATCGACCTCGACGTGACCGTATCGAAACCCGGAAATCCGATCAGCGACCGGGAAGCCGACATCTGGATCACGGTCTTTCCTCAGGATATCGGTGCCCATCCATCGGATCACCTGTTCGATACGCTCGCGACATTGGTATGTACGCCCGAGTTGCGCGATGGCGAACCGCCTTTGCGGACGCCAGCCGACATTACCCACCACCTGCTCCTCCATGCCCGTCGCGAGCGGCAATTGTGGGAAGCGCTGCTGACGGCGCTTGGCGCTCCCGCTCTGGCCGACATGCGCCGGCTCCGGCTCGACACCCTGGGGCAGACGCTTCAGGCGGCACGCAGCAGCAGCGGAATCGCGCTTGCGAACCCCTTCTTCCTAGTCGAGGATCTTCAGCAGGCGCGACTGGTGATGCCGTTCGACTTCGCGCTCCGCTTCGACGTGCCACATCATCTGGTGTGCCACGGTGGTCGCGTTGACGGGCCGGCGGTTGCGGCCGTGCGCCAATGGCTGCTGGACGAGGCCAATGCGACTTCCACGGCGTTGAAGGCCCTGCTTGCCCATCGTCGGGTCGGAGCGGCCCATGTCGCGTTGCGCCAGCCTGCCAAATAG
- a CDS encoding acyl-CoA dehydrogenase family protein, which translates to MLIDLTERIVGDRAAAADFRPGATDGRGFGLMMEAGIPLALASEESGGFALSPSEVLPLLRAVGGYTGILPIAETLHANWLLSLVGLELVGAAIAPTPEQISVTREAAGFRAGGRLGRVPWSRNVDRVLAFATIDAAPCLVSIATTDIVTAATGSSLSGEPRDDLVVDVVLGEADVVPLPAGFDGWTWRAVGAAIRCQLIAGAAARLLQQTVQYVGERRQFGQPLAKFQAIQQQLAIVAGEVSAAVAAADSAAQGFGAQADVVAIAAAKVRCGEAAGIIAPIVHQVHGAIGFTEEHMLHRLTKQLWTWRDEYGSETLWADWLGRWVLSASQDGLWPVLVSMDAEVARG; encoded by the coding sequence ATGCTGATCGATCTGACGGAACGGATCGTCGGCGACCGCGCCGCCGCTGCCGATTTCCGCCCCGGGGCGACCGATGGACGAGGCTTCGGCCTCATGATGGAAGCGGGTATACCGCTCGCGCTGGCGTCTGAAGAAAGCGGCGGCTTTGCGCTGTCGCCTTCGGAAGTGCTGCCGCTCCTCCGGGCGGTAGGCGGATACACCGGCATCTTGCCGATCGCCGAAACACTCCATGCCAACTGGCTGCTGTCGCTCGTCGGTCTGGAACTCGTCGGGGCCGCCATCGCGCCGACCCCGGAGCAGATATCGGTGACACGCGAGGCCGCCGGCTTCCGTGCCGGCGGCCGGCTGGGTCGCGTGCCGTGGAGCCGCAATGTCGATCGCGTTCTGGCATTCGCCACGATCGATGCCGCACCCTGTCTGGTGTCGATCGCGACGACGGATATCGTTACGGCGGCTACCGGGAGCAGCCTTTCCGGAGAACCGCGGGACGATCTCGTGGTGGATGTCGTGCTTGGGGAGGCGGATGTCGTGCCCTTGCCCGCCGGATTCGACGGCTGGACGTGGCGCGCTGTCGGCGCCGCGATCCGGTGCCAACTGATCGCCGGTGCGGCCGCGCGGCTTTTGCAGCAGACCGTCCAATATGTCGGCGAACGGCGCCAGTTCGGCCAGCCGTTGGCCAAGTTTCAGGCGATTCAGCAACAATTGGCGATCGTGGCGGGAGAAGTGTCGGCTGCCGTCGCGGCGGCGGACAGCGCGGCTCAGGGCTTTGGCGCGCAGGCCGACGTCGTTGCGATCGCCGCTGCCAAGGTCCGCTGCGGCGAGGCGGCCGGCATCATCGCCCCGATCGTGCACCAGGTGCACGGCGCGATCGGCTTCACCGAGGAACACATGCTCCATCGGCTGACCAAGCAATTGTGGACCTGGCGGGACGAATATGGCTCGGAAACGCTGTGGGCCGACTGGCTGGGGCGATGGGTCTTGAGCGCATCGCAGGATGGCCTGTGGCCGGTGCTCGTGTCGATGGACGCGGAGGTGGCCCGTGGCTGA
- a CDS encoding nuclear transport factor 2 family protein, producing the protein MTADATTSAQETLRRWNRAIRAKELDGLRAMMTDDVVIELPFNESGRTEQGFFRVYRGRDACVDFWREAFAQEGRVNRSTEIETSVTADGARIFVEFQGDVTMQSGRAYRNRYVMRFDLVDGRISRLREYYNPIQSAYAFGRPVAGRFHIDAL; encoded by the coding sequence ATGACGGCGGATGCGACAACGTCGGCGCAGGAAACCTTGCGGCGCTGGAACAGGGCGATCCGAGCCAAGGAGCTCGACGGCCTTCGGGCCATGATGACCGACGATGTCGTGATCGAACTGCCCTTCAACGAATCCGGCCGGACCGAACAAGGCTTCTTCCGGGTCTATCGGGGCCGCGATGCGTGCGTGGATTTCTGGCGAGAAGCCTTTGCGCAGGAAGGTCGGGTCAATCGCTCGACGGAGATCGAGACGAGCGTCACCGCCGATGGTGCGCGCATTTTCGTGGAGTTTCAGGGCGATGTGACGATGCAGTCCGGTCGTGCCTACCGCAATCGATACGTGATGCGGTTCGATCTGGTCGATGGCCGAATTTCGCGCCTGCGCGAATATTATAACCCGATCCAGTCCGCCTATGCCTTTGGCAGGCCGGTGGCGGGCCGGTTCCATATCGACGCTCTGTAA
- a CDS encoding TetR family transcriptional regulator, which produces MRDLSERPLTLPQRKQDAREALLQAGSELMSERDEIDIPLSDIAARASVNSALVKYYFGNKDGFLLALLDRDVGTAIRDLNLLQAGPESATRKLTTHLSGIIRVYQRYPYINRLIRGAFNRVDAEAQKEVARRVVLPIRNFYRTILEEGHRNGEFRKIDPNLFYLTTIGACDQLFSSRGVLPHLQPDVSIDELRREYTDHVVALILQGISATTSAD; this is translated from the coding sequence ATGCGCGACCTGTCCGAACGACCTTTGACTCTGCCCCAGCGCAAGCAGGATGCCCGCGAGGCATTGTTGCAGGCGGGCAGCGAGTTGATGAGCGAGCGCGACGAGATCGATATCCCGTTGAGCGACATCGCCGCTCGGGCGAGCGTCAATTCGGCACTCGTGAAATATTATTTCGGCAACAAGGACGGCTTTCTGCTCGCCCTGCTCGATCGCGACGTGGGCACGGCCATCCGCGATCTCAACCTGCTTCAGGCCGGGCCGGAAAGCGCGACGCGCAAGCTGACGACCCATCTTTCGGGGATCATTCGCGTCTATCAGCGCTATCCCTATATCAACCGCCTGATCCGGGGTGCCTTCAACCGGGTCGATGCCGAGGCGCAAAAGGAGGTTGCGCGCCGCGTCGTGCTGCCGATCCGCAACTTCTATCGCACCATCCTGGAAGAGGGACATCGCAACGGCGAGTTCCGCAAGATCGACCCCAATCTCTTCTACCTGACCACGATCGGCGCATGCGATCAGCTTTTTTCGAGCCGGGGCGTATTGCCTCACCTCCAACCCGATGTTTCGATCGACGAACTGCGGCGGGAATATACCGACCATGTCGTGGCGCTGATCCTTCAGGGGATCAGCGCCACGACGAGTGCGGACTGA
- a CDS encoding acyl-CoA dehydrogenase family protein: MADLLHFPPPPPLAAADLRQEVRDFLRETIGDRQARDRALSWTGHDKAFSRKLGERGWIAMTWPKKYGGHERSALERYVVMEEMLAAGAPVAAHWIADRQSGPLILKDGSEAQRQAILPRIAAGECFFCIGMSEPDSGSDLAAVRTRAVEVEGGFRINGTKLWTSGAHYSHYMILLCRTDGGVEARHAGMSQFLVDLTTPGITIRPIVDMTGAHHFNEVSFEDVFLPADAIIGKRGDGWNQVMSELAFERSGPERFLSSFELLDQLVRVLSRSPDGQAAGAIGRIVARVMTLRRMSQSVAGMLQRGENPMLQASIVKDLGASFEQQIPEIARQLVDVEPDEGSAKDFAAVMAITLLNAPAWSLRGGTREILRGIIARGLGLR, translated from the coding sequence GTGGCTGATCTCCTCCATTTCCCGCCGCCGCCGCCGCTCGCCGCAGCAGATCTCCGGCAGGAGGTCCGCGACTTCCTGCGCGAGACGATCGGCGATCGCCAGGCCCGCGACCGGGCCCTGTCCTGGACGGGGCACGACAAGGCATTCAGCCGAAAGCTGGGCGAGCGCGGCTGGATCGCGATGACCTGGCCCAAGAAATATGGCGGGCATGAGCGCAGCGCGCTCGAGCGCTATGTGGTGATGGAGGAAATGCTGGCGGCGGGAGCGCCGGTCGCCGCGCACTGGATCGCCGACCGACAGAGCGGGCCGCTGATCCTGAAGGACGGCAGCGAAGCGCAGCGGCAGGCCATCCTGCCGCGCATAGCGGCCGGCGAATGCTTCTTCTGCATCGGCATGAGCGAGCCCGATTCCGGCTCGGATCTGGCGGCGGTGCGGACCCGTGCGGTCGAGGTGGAAGGCGGCTTCCGCATCAACGGCACCAAGCTGTGGACCAGCGGCGCGCATTATTCCCATTACATGATCCTGTTGTGCCGCACCGACGGCGGTGTCGAAGCGCGTCACGCCGGGATGAGTCAGTTCCTGGTCGATCTGACGACCCCGGGCATCACCATCCGGCCGATCGTCGACATGACCGGGGCGCATCATTTCAACGAGGTGTCGTTCGAGGACGTGTTCCTGCCGGCCGATGCGATCATCGGCAAGCGGGGCGATGGCTGGAACCAGGTGATGAGCGAACTCGCCTTCGAGCGGAGCGGGCCGGAGCGCTTCCTGTCGTCGTTCGAACTGCTCGATCAATTGGTGCGCGTGCTGTCGCGCAGCCCCGATGGGCAGGCTGCCGGGGCGATCGGCCGGATCGTGGCGCGGGTAATGACCCTGCGCCGCATGTCCCAGTCTGTTGCCGGCATGCTCCAGCGGGGCGAAAATCCAATGCTCCAGGCATCGATCGTGAAGGATCTTGGCGCCAGTTTCGAGCAGCAGATACCCGAGATCGCGCGTCAACTGGTCGATGTCGAGCCCGACGAGGGCAGCGCGAAGGACTTCGCGGCGGTCATGGCGATCACCCTGCTCAATGCCCCGGCCTGGTCGCTTAGGGGGGGCACACGGGAAATCCTGCGTGGCATCATCGCGCGCGGCCTTGGCCTGCGCTGA
- a CDS encoding FAD-dependent monooxygenase — protein MKQIDYDVVIAGAGPVGLTLAIDLGQRGVRCLIVERDPTTGPWPKMDRSNARTMEIFRRLGFADRVRALGYPPEASMDVFITTRLVDPPLAHFHYPSVGAFRQEIAANKGLGSPLEPYQLVSQNKLEPLLKQIAEATPNVTVRYACALAAFDQDAQGVDVRLEPLDDDPETVRARYLAGCDGGASLVRKALGIKLSGSGGLQDMRQICFRSKELYDRIPIGQGRHYYFADTTSASLIVQGDREEFTINASLPDDADFRQEVLDRVGFPFDFEILNVGRWRLHLLVADRYRDGRVFIVGDAAHLVIPTGGLGMNTGIGDAVDLGWKLAGAVQGWGGEALLDSYEAERRPIGLRNRDASGWAASGMGIWRKAVTPIIREDTPEAAAVRDTVTELAVAHHRRVHDMVGVELGYSYAGSPLIEAETGEPQRWDTIVYRPDAAPGVRIPHIWLADGRAMQDVMGPGYTLLDLQGKTPTASLETAFADVGAPLDVVRLDNPFVREAYGCGLLLVRPDLHIAWRGDALPIDSRRLVDRVTGRVLDMIASAA, from the coding sequence ATGAAGCAGATCGATTATGATGTCGTGATCGCGGGGGCGGGGCCGGTCGGCCTCACGCTGGCGATCGATCTCGGCCAGCGTGGCGTGCGGTGCCTGATCGTCGAGCGTGATCCGACGACGGGGCCGTGGCCCAAGATGGATCGGTCTAACGCGCGGACGATGGAGATCTTTCGCCGGCTCGGTTTCGCGGATCGGGTGCGCGCGCTCGGCTATCCGCCCGAAGCGTCGATGGACGTGTTCATCACGACGCGCCTTGTCGATCCGCCGCTGGCGCACTTCCATTACCCATCGGTCGGCGCGTTCCGGCAGGAAATCGCCGCCAACAAGGGGCTGGGCAGCCCGCTCGAACCCTACCAGTTGGTTTCGCAGAACAAGCTGGAGCCGCTTCTCAAGCAGATCGCCGAAGCGACGCCGAACGTGACGGTGCGCTATGCTTGTGCGCTGGCGGCCTTCGATCAGGATGCGCAGGGGGTCGATGTGCGGCTGGAACCGCTGGACGACGATCCGGAAACAGTGCGCGCCCGCTATCTCGCCGGGTGCGACGGCGGTGCCAGCCTGGTGCGCAAGGCGCTCGGCATCAAGCTGTCCGGCAGCGGCGGGCTTCAGGACATGCGCCAGATCTGCTTCCGGTCGAAGGAACTCTACGATCGCATCCCGATCGGCCAGGGGCGTCATTATTATTTCGCCGACACCACCAGCGCGTCGCTGATCGTCCAGGGCGATCGCGAGGAGTTCACGATCAACGCCTCGCTGCCGGACGACGCCGATTTCCGCCAGGAAGTGCTCGATCGGGTCGGATTTCCCTTCGATTTCGAGATATTGAACGTCGGGCGCTGGCGGCTGCACCTGCTGGTCGCGGATCGCTATCGGGATGGGCGGGTGTTCATCGTCGGCGACGCCGCGCATCTGGTGATCCCGACAGGCGGGCTGGGCATGAACACCGGGATCGGGGACGCCGTGGACCTCGGCTGGAAGCTCGCCGGTGCGGTTCAGGGTTGGGGTGGGGAAGCCCTGCTGGACAGTTACGAGGCCGAACGCAGACCAATCGGCCTGCGCAACCGCGATGCCTCCGGGTGGGCCGCATCCGGCATGGGCATCTGGCGAAAGGCCGTGACGCCGATCATTCGGGAAGACACGCCGGAGGCTGCCGCTGTCCGTGACACGGTCACCGAACTGGCCGTCGCCCACCATCGGCGCGTTCATGATATGGTGGGAGTGGAACTCGGCTATTCCTATGCCGGCTCGCCTCTGATCGAAGCCGAGACCGGCGAACCGCAAAGGTGGGACACGATCGTCTATCGCCCCGATGCCGCCCCCGGCGTCCGCATCCCGCATATCTGGCTGGCGGACGGCCGGGCGATGCAGGATGTGATGGGGCCGGGCTATACCTTGCTCGACCTCCAAGGGAAGACGCCGACAGCGAGCCTTGAAACGGCCTTCGCCGATGTCGGGGCGCCGCTGGATGTCGTCCGGCTGGATAATCCGTTTGTGCGCGAGGCCTATGGCTGCGGGCTGCTGCTGGTGCGGCCGGACCTGCACATCGCGTGGCGGGGAGACGCGTTGCCCATCGATAGTCGGCGGCTGGTCGATCGCGTTACCGGCCGCGTGCTCGACATGATCGCAAGCGCGGCATGA
- a CDS encoding SDR family NAD(P)-dependent oxidoreductase: MMQNGKTAVVTGASGGFGQAIARRLAADGHPLVLLGRHGDIEGLAEELRATGATVWIERPDLADGDAVIAAGRRILAEAGSIHILVNNAGLAVRRPGGPVLLDDMTLTEWNHAVAVNLSAAFLLTQQFAPGMRDKGWGRIVNISSRAGRTGMEAGDVAYAVTKAGLIGLTRKAAYELAPHGITVNAIAAGRFDAGMAMETDPAVASRTLAAIPAGRAGDVRELAATVAFLVSDGAAYMTGAVLDVNGGTFMG; encoded by the coding sequence ATGATGCAGAATGGGAAAACCGCTGTGGTAACCGGCGCCAGCGGCGGGTTCGGGCAGGCCATCGCGCGTCGTTTGGCCGCGGATGGCCATCCGCTCGTCCTTTTGGGCCGCCACGGCGACATTGAAGGTCTGGCCGAAGAATTGCGGGCGACAGGGGCGACGGTGTGGATCGAACGCCCCGACCTTGCCGATGGTGATGCGGTGATCGCTGCGGGCCGCCGCATTCTGGCGGAGGCAGGTTCGATCCATATCCTGGTCAACAATGCGGGCTTGGCCGTGCGTCGACCGGGCGGTCCCGTTCTGCTGGACGACATGACGCTGACGGAATGGAATCATGCGGTTGCAGTCAACCTGTCCGCCGCCTTCCTGCTGACCCAGCAATTCGCGCCGGGCATGCGTGACAAAGGCTGGGGCCGGATCGTCAACATCAGTTCACGGGCGGGGCGCACAGGCATGGAGGCGGGGGATGTCGCCTATGCGGTCACCAAGGCGGGGCTGATCGGCCTCACGCGGAAAGCCGCTTATGAGCTGGCGCCGCACGGTATCACCGTCAACGCCATCGCCGCGGGCCGCTTCGACGCGGGCATGGCCATGGAAACGGACCCTGCGGTCGCCTCGCGGACCTTGGCCGCGATCCCGGCCGGTCGTGCCGGCGACGTGCGCGAACTCGCCGCAACCGTCGCCTTTCTGGTATCGGACGGCGCCGCTTACATGACCGGCGCCGTGCTCGACGTGAACGGCGGCACTTTCATGGGATAG
- a CDS encoding enoyl-CoA hydratase-related protein, translated as MPSDMLEVIRGEGFATVAFNRPERLNALLPEMLAAFDEAMADLDADPSVEVVILTGRGRAFCAGLDVDMLKAHGSIAIAGFNPARTISAWRGPVIAAINGPAVTGGFEITVACDIILAAESARFVDTHSRVGLFPGWGLSARLQRAIGIYRAKELELTGRSLSAREAADWGLANRVVPDADLLDIAEAMALSIVSGVKGIAAPTKELIDGGSLLPLEGALAYERDFAKRNRERAGGDLRFDHVGSSRAHAG; from the coding sequence ATGCCGAGCGACATGTTGGAGGTGATCCGCGGCGAGGGCTTCGCGACCGTCGCGTTCAACCGGCCGGAGCGCCTGAACGCGCTGTTGCCCGAGATGCTGGCGGCATTCGATGAGGCGATGGCCGATCTCGATGCCGATCCCTCTGTCGAAGTCGTGATCCTGACGGGGCGCGGGCGGGCATTCTGCGCCGGCCTCGATGTCGACATGCTGAAAGCCCATGGTTCGATCGCCATCGCGGGTTTCAATCCGGCCAGGACGATCAGCGCATGGCGTGGCCCGGTGATCGCGGCGATTAACGGGCCGGCGGTGACCGGCGGTTTCGAGATCACCGTGGCGTGCGACATCATCCTGGCAGCGGAGAGCGCGCGCTTCGTGGACACCCACTCGCGGGTGGGGCTCTTTCCGGGATGGGGTCTTTCGGCCCGGCTTCAGCGCGCGATCGGCATCTACCGCGCCAAGGAACTCGAGCTGACGGGCCGCTCGCTGTCCGCGCGGGAGGCGGCGGACTGGGGGCTCGCCAACCGGGTGGTGCCCGATGCGGACCTGCTCGATATCGCGGAGGCGATGGCCCTGTCGATCGTGAGCGGCGTGAAGGGGATCGCGGCACCCACCAAGGAATTGATCGACGGGGGCAGCCTGCTGCCTCTCGAAGGCGCCCTGGCGTATGAGCGGGATTTCGCGAAGCGCAACCGGGAGCGGGCAGGGGGCGACCTTCGGTTCGATCATGTCGGGTCGAGCCGGGCACACGCCGGCTAG
- a CDS encoding FAD-binding protein produces the protein MLRETGDLPARTDVLILGAGIAGHCAALAAAEAGAEVLLLEKSGQPGGSSAIAGGGFAFCGTDLQAAAGISDDIAAYRADLFASGRGKNNPVLVDAFLHNQLAAYGLLRASGVKFALHPKNTRLHMTGTSRAVTHLHMAVQAHPQITFFSRSTGIRLHRTADRRVDAAHILYGDQEAIVQAAGGVILATGGFSRSRELLAIYAPELAGGVKHGGVGNTGDGLVMASDLGASHADLGHVTGSFGGGIRNYPNVVEASNEVPPLIFSFLEGGMMVNRDGVRFCDEGQSYKRVSADGMKQPGGLGFQIFDERLMAKSLDDTSVNNYREGVVGGYIQTAGSIAELAATVGIDPMVLVQTIDRYNRDARAGHDTEFGRKTGLRPIDQPPFYIAATANAITSTYGGIVTDERMAVLDWFGERIEGLYAAGEVVGGFHGAGYYSASSLASSATFGMLAGRAAARAVVEPLLAGAIV, from the coding sequence ATGCTGAGGGAAACCGGGGATTTGCCGGCACGAACCGACGTGCTGATCCTGGGGGCAGGCATTGCCGGTCATTGTGCGGCGCTCGCCGCGGCCGAGGCGGGCGCCGAGGTGTTGTTGCTGGAAAAAAGCGGCCAACCGGGAGGGAGTTCGGCGATCGCCGGAGGCGGCTTCGCCTTTTGCGGCACCGATCTGCAAGCTGCCGCCGGTATCTCGGACGATATCGCCGCCTATCGCGCAGACCTGTTCGCGAGCGGCCGGGGCAAGAACAATCCGGTGCTCGTGGATGCGTTTCTGCACAACCAACTGGCCGCCTATGGTTTGCTGCGGGCGTCGGGCGTGAAATTCGCTCTTCATCCCAAGAACACGCGTCTGCACATGACGGGCACAAGTCGGGCGGTGACGCATCTTCACATGGCGGTGCAGGCGCATCCCCAGATCACCTTCTTCTCGCGATCGACGGGCATCCGGTTGCACCGCACCGCAGATCGGCGGGTCGATGCCGCACACATCCTCTACGGCGATCAGGAAGCTATCGTGCAGGCCGCAGGCGGCGTGATCCTCGCGACCGGTGGCTTTTCGCGCTCCCGCGAGCTTCTCGCCATCTACGCGCCGGAACTGGCGGGCGGTGTTAAGCATGGCGGGGTGGGCAACACCGGCGACGGCCTCGTCATGGCGAGCGACCTCGGGGCCAGCCATGCCGATCTGGGCCACGTCACCGGTTCGTTCGGCGGCGGTATCCGCAACTACCCCAACGTCGTCGAGGCGAGCAACGAGGTGCCGCCCTTGATCTTCTCCTTCCTGGAAGGGGGGATGATGGTCAACCGAGACGGGGTCCGCTTCTGCGACGAAGGGCAAAGCTACAAGCGGGTGAGCGCTGATGGGATGAAGCAGCCGGGCGGGCTCGGTTTCCAGATCTTCGACGAACGGCTGATGGCCAAATCGCTCGATGACACGTCGGTCAACAATTATCGTGAAGGCGTTGTCGGCGGCTATATCCAGACCGCTGGCAGCATCGCGGAACTCGCGGCGACCGTCGGGATCGATCCGATGGTGCTGGTCCAGACGATCGACCGCTATAACCGCGACGCGCGGGCCGGCCATGACACGGAGTTCGGCCGGAAAACCGGGCTTCGCCCGATCGACCAGCCGCCTTTCTACATTGCCGCGACCGCCAACGCTATCACCTCGACATACGGTGGCATCGTCACCGACGAGAGGATGGCGGTGCTCGACTGGTTCGGCGAGCGGATCGAGGGCCTGTATGCCGCCGGCGAGGTCGTCGGCGGATTCCACGGTGCCGGCTATTACAGCGCCTCCTCGCTCGCCTCCTCGGCGACGTTCGGAATGCTCGCCGGCCGTGCCGCCGCGCGTGCCGTGGTCGAGCCGCTGCTCGCCGGCGCCATCGTCTGA
- a CDS encoding crotonase/enoyl-CoA hydratase family protein, with translation MSEALVLAETDAGIRTLTLNQPTLRNPISDLPTVDAVVDALHAADQDPEVRVVILTGAGSAFSTGGNLKAMHEGRGPQGATPSETVSNYRRGIQRIPLAFAAIDVPVVAAVNGPAIGAGCDLACMCDVRIAGRSARFAESFVKLGIVPGDGGAWLLRRIVGESKAMELSLTGEIIDAEEAWRLGLVSKVVDDAELMAAARSVAAAIAANPPVAVRLTKRLIRQAQTADLPSLLDASASAQAIAHETQDHAEAITAFIEKRAPVFTGR, from the coding sequence ATGTCCGAAGCCCTCGTTCTGGCGGAAACCGACGCCGGTATCCGCACGCTGACCCTCAATCAGCCGACGCTGCGCAATCCGATCTCCGACCTTCCGACCGTGGATGCCGTGGTCGATGCGCTACATGCTGCCGATCAGGATCCCGAGGTTCGGGTCGTCATCTTGACCGGGGCGGGCAGCGCCTTTTCCACCGGCGGCAATCTGAAGGCGATGCACGAGGGCAGGGGCCCGCAGGGCGCCACCCCGTCTGAGACGGTCAGCAACTATCGTCGGGGCATCCAACGCATTCCTCTGGCGTTCGCCGCAATCGACGTCCCGGTCGTCGCGGCGGTCAACGGTCCGGCCATTGGTGCCGGCTGCGATCTGGCGTGCATGTGCGACGTGCGGATCGCCGGTCGCAGCGCGCGATTTGCCGAGAGCTTCGTGAAATTGGGCATCGTGCCCGGCGATGGCGGCGCTTGGCTGCTGCGCCGCATCGTGGGCGAATCCAAGGCGATGGAATTGTCGCTCACCGGGGAAATCATCGATGCCGAGGAGGCTTGGCGCCTCGGCCTGGTGTCCAAGGTGGTCGACGATGCGGAATTGATGGCGGCGGCGCGGTCGGTCGCCGCTGCGATCGCGGCCAATCCGCCGGTCGCGGTGCGCCTGACCAAGCGGCTCATCCGGCAGGCGCAGACCGCCGATCTGCCGTCGCTGCTCGACGCTTCCGCCTCCGCACAGGCCATAGCGCATGAAACGCAGGATCATGCCGAGGCGATTACCGCCTTCATCGAAAAGCGGGCGCCGGTGTTCACCGGCCGCTGA
- a CDS encoding MaoC/PaaZ C-terminal domain-containing protein, with protein sequence MKLADLLETKVRGWQRQWDERDTLLYALSLGFGMDPVDPVDHRFVYEGVGLHTVPTMAVVLASTGILQKTGLSLPQVLHAGQRLAVHRPLPAQGALLADASVMSIADRGPTKGAFVELRTEARLAIDDAPLFTFDMIVLAREIGGIGSAGCPFNAAHGDPVRPADRTVTLDTRPDAALLYRLNGDRNPLHADPEVARRVGFERPILHGLCTYGMVCRALVRAGVAPESLMSLDARFSAPVYPGDRLSFDLWDEGSDIRFNCRVADRDVVVLRDGLCRRR encoded by the coding sequence ATGAAACTGGCGGACTTGCTCGAAACCAAGGTGCGGGGCTGGCAGCGGCAATGGGATGAGCGGGACACCCTGCTCTACGCCCTGAGCCTCGGTTTCGGCATGGACCCGGTCGATCCCGTCGATCATCGCTTTGTCTATGAAGGGGTCGGGCTGCATACGGTGCCAACGATGGCCGTCGTACTGGCCTCGACCGGAATTCTGCAGAAGACCGGCCTGTCGCTGCCGCAGGTGCTGCATGCCGGCCAGCGTCTGGCAGTTCATCGTCCACTTCCGGCGCAAGGCGCCCTCTTGGCCGATGCGTCGGTGATGTCGATCGCTGATCGCGGGCCGACGAAAGGCGCGTTCGTCGAGCTTCGCACGGAGGCGCGCCTGGCAATCGACGATGCGCCGCTGTTCACCTTCGACATGATTGTCCTCGCACGCGAGATCGGCGGCATCGGCAGCGCGGGCTGCCCTTTCAATGCGGCACATGGCGATCCCGTGCGCCCAGCGGATCGAACGGTCACGCTGGACACGCGTCCCGATGCGGCGTTGCTCTATCGTCTCAACGGCGATCGCAATCCGCTGCACGCCGATCCCGAGGTGGCGCGTCGCGTCGGGTTCGAACGCCCCATCCTGCATGGCCTGTGCACGTATGGAATGGTCTGTCGGGCGCTGGTTCGTGCGGGGGTCGCGCCCGAGTCGCTCATGTCCCTCGACGCCCGCTTTTCCGCACCCGTCTATCCGGGTGACCGGCTGAGCTTCGATTTGTGGGACGAAGGCAGCGACATCCGTTTCAACTGCCGTGTCGCGGATCGGGATGTCGTGGTGCTGCGCGACGGTCTATGCCGCCGCAGGTGA